The sequence below is a genomic window from Terriglobales bacterium.
AACCGTATGCACGATGGCGGTTTCAAATTGGGACTGGAAGATGGCGGCAAGGTTCGCTCTTTTCGCGACCGCCGTCCCGATGATCTGTTCCGCGACTCCGGTCTCTCCTGGGATGCCAAGCGCGCCACCTTCCGTTTTTTTCTCGATCTCTGCCGCAACCGCTCCAGGCTGGCGCATGGCGAGAGCGGACGCGCCCTGCACCTTGATCGCGAAAATGTAGCCCAATATCTCGCCCACAGCGGCAGCGGCGGAACCGAGCTGTTGAATCGCTTCTTTGAACCCAGCATGTGCGGGCCGGTGGGCGGTTCGGTGGCCAATCTCTCGGCTGAAGTTTTCTTCCAGACCATCCGCAATACCCTGGCCGCGGGCTTCTGGGGCGTGGATGACGGCGTAGACCTTATCCCCAAGACCATCGCCGCGCAAGTTCCCGTGCAGACCAATGCTCATGTGCTTCAGGTCCGGCACAAGGGGCCCGGGCCGCAGGTTACGGTGGAAGCCATCGTGGAAGGAAGACCACAACGCTACACCGCCCGCGGATGCATCTTTGCTGTTCCGGGTCATCTTGTACCCGGCTTGTGTCCCGATCTTCCCGAGTGGATCGTTTTGCCGCTCAGCCACACGCGTTACGCCAGCATGGCCAGCGCCCATGTTGCTTTGCGCAAGCCTCCGCAGGCTGCTTACAGCGGTTACGGATTTGCCGGCGAGCGTATGGATGGCGTCCAGGCCCTCGAGTTCGAGCACTTGCGCTCTCCTTTTCTTTGCCCGCAAGGCAGAGGCCTGATTTCGATTTATTACAAGCAGACTCCTACGTTTCCCGTCATCGCCTCCAGCGACGACGCTCTGCGCACCAGCGCCATACAGCTTATGCGCCGCACCTTTCCCGATATCGCGCACGACATCCTGTTCGTTCATTTGGTGCGCTGGCCGGCAGGGATCGCCCTCTTCCCAGCCGGACGCCTCACCGAAATGGCCGCGCTGCGCACGAAATTAACAGGCTGGGACGCTCCGCTGGATTTCTGCGGCGATTACCTCGATGGCCTCTCCAGCGAAGGCGCGCTGTGTACCGGAGAGCAGGCCGCCGATCGTATGTTCGCCCGCTTGAATGAATACCGCCCGCTGGAACGGGTCGTGGCCAGGTTGGCGGGGTGCGCGTGATAAAGAAGGAGCCGATATCACAAGAATGGAAACGCGAACGAAGGCGCTGTGGATTGTAACGACTGCGAACGCAATCGTGGCGATTCTCTTGATTCTGGTGATTTACGCCACGATGCTTGCACTCGCGGTACTTGCCCCTGAGATTTCGGGATGGCCACTCTTCATCTTGCTGGCTGTTGGTCTAACGAAGTACAAGGAACAGGACCTCAGCCGTTACCTGCATGACCATCCGGATGCATGCAGCATTGGGCAATCGAGAGGACCGGATTCGGTTGCCAGAGCGGTTTTTTCTATGGGGGATGGCGAAAAGACGGTGTCTGAATTAGATCAGAGAAATCGTAAATCGTAATTCACAAATCATAAATCCTAAAATGTCAATCCTTTAAGGCCATAACGGTACCATTCTGGCACCATACCGTTCATTCCATCCAATTCCATGCCATCCTATCC
It includes:
- a CDS encoding FAD-dependent oxidoreductase, coding for MVNKIEVGKIEAERIPTQPIETKKPEARQIANPDVIIIGGGIAGLAAALRCQDHGLTPLVLEAEARVGGRMTTDRVNGFLIDRGVTLLGKKFTRMRSLARRLGLGNRMHDGGFKLGLEDGGKVRSFRDRRPDDLFRDSGLSWDAKRATFRFFLDLCRNRSRLAHGESGRALHLDRENVAQYLAHSGSGGTELLNRFFEPSMCGPVGGSVANLSAEVFFQTIRNTLAAGFWGVDDGVDLIPKTIAAQVPVQTNAHVLQVRHKGPGPQVTVEAIVEGRPQRYTARGCIFAVPGHLVPGLCPDLPEWIVLPLSHTRYASMASAHVALRKPPQAAYSGYGFAGERMDGVQALEFEHLRSPFLCPQGRGLISIYYKQTPTFPVIASSDDALRTSAIQLMRRTFPDIAHDILFVHLVRWPAGIALFPAGRLTEMAALRTKLTGWDAPLDFCGDYLDGLSSEGALCTGEQAADRMFARLNEYRPLERVVARLAGCA